In Massilia antarctica, the following are encoded in one genomic region:
- a CDS encoding GH1 family beta-glucosidase, giving the protein MTNAIVFPKHFLWGASTSAYQIEGSPLADGAGPSIWQRFAHSPGNIRDGDTGDVACDHYRRSAQDVALMREIGLQAYRFSISWSRIMPAGRGAVNPVGIGFYDELVDCLLAHGIRPMVTLFHWDLPEALDNQGGWLNRDIAGWFADYARVMFERLDDRVTSWATLNEPWVVSDGGYLHGTLAPGHRNRFEAPIAAHNLLRAHGAAVKVYREVGRHEIGLVVNLEPKYPASDSAADQEAAARGHAYMNGQFLDPVFFGRYPDKMKEVYGDAWPAWPAEDFELIRQPLDFIGVNYYTRSVTRDEATAYPLRAVAVRQPLATYTETGWEVYAKGLSDTLAWVAARYGNPPLYITENGAAFFDPPVAEGGRVHDPLRVDYYQKHLRAIHEAIQQGVDVRGYCAWSLLDNLEWAHGFSKRFGIVHVNFATQERTLKDSAYFYREVIATNGAVLDGVPARPSRWSGAAMWTE; this is encoded by the coding sequence ATGACGAACGCAATCGTATTTCCCAAGCACTTCCTGTGGGGCGCATCGACGTCGGCCTACCAGATCGAAGGCTCGCCGCTGGCCGATGGCGCGGGGCCGAGCATCTGGCAGCGCTTCGCTCACTCGCCCGGCAATATCCGCGACGGCGACACGGGCGACGTGGCCTGCGATCATTACCGGCGCTCGGCGCAGGATGTGGCGCTGATGCGCGAGATTGGCTTGCAGGCTTACCGCTTCAGCATTTCGTGGAGCCGGATCATGCCGGCCGGCCGTGGCGCGGTCAATCCCGTCGGGATCGGCTTCTACGACGAGCTGGTGGACTGCTTGCTGGCGCACGGCATCAGGCCGATGGTCACCCTGTTCCACTGGGATTTGCCGGAGGCGCTGGACAACCAGGGCGGCTGGCTCAATCGCGACATCGCCGGCTGGTTCGCCGACTATGCGCGCGTGATGTTCGAGCGCCTCGACGACCGGGTCACCTCCTGGGCCACGCTCAACGAGCCGTGGGTGGTGTCCGACGGCGGCTACCTGCATGGCACCTTGGCGCCCGGGCACCGCAACCGCTTCGAAGCGCCCATCGCCGCGCACAACCTGCTGCGCGCACACGGCGCGGCGGTGAAGGTGTACCGCGAGGTGGGCAGACACGAGATCGGACTGGTGGTCAACCTGGAGCCGAAGTACCCGGCCAGCGACAGCGCGGCCGACCAGGAAGCGGCCGCGCGCGGCCACGCCTACATGAACGGGCAATTTCTCGATCCGGTGTTTTTCGGGCGCTATCCCGACAAGATGAAGGAGGTGTATGGCGACGCCTGGCCCGCATGGCCGGCCGAGGATTTCGAGCTGATTCGCCAGCCGCTCGACTTCATCGGCGTCAATTACTACACGCGCAGCGTCACGCGCGACGAAGCGACTGCCTATCCGCTGCGCGCGGTGGCGGTGCGCCAGCCACTGGCCACCTACACCGAAACAGGCTGGGAAGTCTACGCCAAGGGCTTGAGCGACACGCTCGCATGGGTGGCGGCGCGCTACGGCAATCCGCCGCTGTACATCACCGAAAATGGCGCCGCGTTCTTCGATCCGCCGGTGGCCGAAGGAGGGCGGGTGCACGACCCGCTGCGCGTCGATTACTACCAGAAGCACCTGCGCGCGATCCACGAGGCGATTCAACAGGGCGTGGACGTGCGCGGCTACTGCGCCTGGTCGCTGCTCGACAACCTGGAATGGGCGCATGGCTTTTCCAAACGCTTCGGCATCGTGCACGTGAACTTCGCGACCCAGGAGCGCACCCTGAAGGATAGCGCGTATTTTTATCGCGAGGTCATCGCCACCAACGGCGCCGTGCTCGATGGCGTG
- a CDS encoding carbohydrate ABC transporter permease, with the protein MNSGRAAWWMVGPPLLVIGVFFFVPVLAALAMSMTDFDLYALADLNNLRFIGLANYAELLQTPLFWKALGNTLFFVVAGVPLSIAASLGAALLLNSRLAWFKPLFRTAFFAPVVTSMVAVAVIWRYLYHSRYGFINYGLDLAGLAPVDWLGDPRFAMPSIILFAVWKNFGYNMIIFLAGLQSIPRDLYEAAELDGARSVAMLRHITLPALAPTMFMVSILTMAGYFQLFAEPYMMTEGGPLQSTVSVLYFMYEQGFKWWNLGSATAVAFILFLLMFGVTMLQMRVAGRGLEE; encoded by the coding sequence ATGAACAGCGGGCGCGCCGCATGGTGGATGGTAGGGCCGCCGCTGCTGGTGATCGGCGTGTTTTTCTTCGTGCCGGTGTTGGCCGCGCTGGCGATGAGCATGACCGACTTCGACCTGTACGCGCTGGCGGACCTGAACAACCTGCGCTTCATCGGCCTTGCCAACTATGCCGAGCTGCTGCAAACGCCGCTGTTCTGGAAGGCGCTGGGTAACACGCTGTTTTTCGTGGTGGCCGGCGTGCCGCTCTCGATCGCCGCATCGCTCGGCGCGGCGCTGCTGCTCAATTCGCGGCTTGCGTGGTTCAAGCCGCTGTTTCGCACCGCCTTCTTCGCGCCGGTGGTGACGTCGATGGTGGCTGTCGCCGTCATCTGGCGCTACCTGTATCACTCGCGCTATGGCTTCATCAATTACGGGCTCGATCTGGCGGGCCTGGCGCCGGTCGACTGGCTGGGCGATCCACGCTTCGCGATGCCCTCGATTATCCTGTTCGCGGTCTGGAAAAACTTCGGCTACAACATGATCATCTTCCTGGCCGGCCTGCAAAGCATACCGCGCGACCTGTACGAGGCGGCCGAACTCGATGGCGCGCGCAGCGTCGCCATGCTGCGCCATATCACTTTGCCGGCGCTGGCGCCGACCATGTTCATGGTCAGCATCCTCACCATGGCCGGCTACTTCCAGCTGTTCGCCGAACCGTACATGATGACCGAGGGCGGGCCGCTGCAAAGCACCGTCAGCGTGTTGTACTTCATGTACGAGCAGGGCTTCAAGTGGTGGAACCTGGGCAGCGCCACGGCGGTTGCCTTCATCCTGTTCCTGCTGATGTTCGGCGTGACCATGCTGCAAATGCGCGTGGCCGGCCGCGGGCTGGAAGAATGA
- a CDS encoding carbohydrate ABC transporter permease has translation MSARAGANPRRVFVNAMLVLCALLATFPLLWMTSVSFMAHGEASHFPPPLLPRQVTLANYMELFSQAGIGRYFLNSLMLALAATLLSLAFNVGAGYAFAKLRFAGRDRIFKLLLGALVIPGQVAMLPLFLIMKQMGLVNTYIGVLVPAAASIFGIFLVRQYALTIPDALLEAARLDGASEFRIFRAIVLPLLAPILVTLSIFSFLGSWNDFMWPLIVLTDKDLYTLPVALASLSREHVQDNEMMMAGSVLTILPVLLLFLVLQRYYIQGLLVGSVKG, from the coding sequence ATGAGCGCGCGCGCCGGCGCCAATCCGCGGCGCGTGTTCGTGAACGCCATGCTGGTCCTGTGCGCGCTGCTGGCCACGTTTCCGCTGCTGTGGATGACGTCCGTGTCGTTCATGGCGCACGGCGAGGCGAGCCACTTTCCGCCGCCGCTGCTGCCGCGCCAGGTCACCCTGGCCAATTACATGGAGCTGTTTTCGCAGGCCGGCATCGGTCGCTATTTCCTCAACAGCCTCATGCTGGCACTGGCCGCGACCTTGCTCTCGCTCGCGTTCAACGTCGGCGCGGGCTACGCCTTCGCCAAGCTGCGCTTCGCGGGACGCGACCGCATCTTCAAGCTGCTGCTGGGCGCACTGGTGATTCCGGGACAGGTGGCGATGCTGCCGCTGTTCCTGATCATGAAGCAGATGGGACTTGTGAATACCTACATCGGGGTGCTGGTGCCGGCGGCGGCGAGCATCTTCGGGATTTTCCTGGTGCGCCAGTACGCGCTGACGATTCCCGATGCGCTGCTGGAGGCGGCGCGGCTCGATGGCGCCAGCGAGTTCCGCATCTTCCGCGCTATCGTGCTGCCGCTGCTGGCGCCGATCCTGGTGACCTTGTCGATCTTCAGTTTCCTGGGCAGCTGGAACGACTTCATGTGGCCTTTGATCGTCCTCACCGACAAGGATCTGTACACCTTGCCGGTGGCGCTGGCATCGCTCTCGCGCGAGCATGTGCAGGACAACGAGATGATGATGGCCGGTTCGGTACTCACCATTTTGCCGGTGCTGCTGCTGTTCCTGGTCTTGCAGCGCTATTACATCCAGGGCCTGCTGGTCGGCAGCGTAAAGGGATAA